TAGGAAAAATGCCCTGGGCGAGCACATGTCAAGTCGACCTTCTATTCCGACTGGTGTTGTCAGACTACACATACGTCGTCGCATTGCACCAGCCATGGCGTCCGTATACAAGCAGGTCGCAAAGCAGCCAAACGGCAAGTCCAAGGACAGTGGCGACGATGTCAAGCCAAAGAACAAGCAACGAGTGCTCATCTTGAGCTCCAGAGGTGTAACATACAGGTCAGTCGCAAACCACCTCCCACCGCTTCTAACGTGCCAACTGACGTGTTGATCTCATAGACACCGACACCTCCTCTCCGACCTCAACTCCCTCCTCCCACATTCCCGCAAAGACGCCAAACTCGACACCAAAACCCAACTCCACCAACTAAACGAACTCGCCGACCTCTACAACTGCAACAATGTCATGTTCTTCGAAGCGCGGAAAGGCAAAGACCTGTACATCTGGCTCTCGAAACCTCCCAACGGGCCCACCGTCAAAATGCACTGCCAAAATGTCCACACCATGGAAGAGCTGAACTTCACCGGAAACTGCTTGAAGGGATCGAGACCGATATTGAGCTTCGACGCAGCATTCGAAAAGCAGGCGCACACACGAGTAATCAAAGAGCTTCTCACCCATACCTTCGGCGTGCCCCAAACCTCCCGAAAGATCAAACCCTTCGTAGACCACGTCGTGGGCTTTACTCTCGCCGACGGCAAGATCTGGATCCGCTGCTACCAAATCACCGAAACCGAAGCCTCCAAGAAGAAAGAAGGCGACTCCGAAACACCTTCCGATGCATCAGCCCCGCAATCAACAGTTGAGAAATCCGCAAAGGGCGAGACACACGTCAGCTTGGTTGAAATTGGACCAAGGTTTGTAATGACGCCGATTGTAATTTTGGAGGGAAGTTTTGGTGGGCCGGTGATTTACGAGAATAAGGAGTTTGTGAGTCCGAACCAGATCCGAAGTGATTTGAGGAGGAGCAAGGCCGGGAGATATAACCGGAGGGCGGAGGCGACGATTGAGAGGAAGGCGAAGAAGAGGGATATGGGGCTGAGGACGGGCGAGGGGACGAGGGAGATTGATGAGTTGGATGATCGGATGGTGTTTGCTTGAGGGAGGTACCTCGTGGTACATTCTGTGGTTAAAGAGCTTTGTCTGCTCGAAGTTTTTGCTCGATTAGCGTGGCGTTCTGGGCAAAATTGTGGTATTGTAGGGATGTACTGCTAGCGCAACGACCGTCTGCGTGTATACATGTCCGTCCTGTAAAATCTCCAATAGAACTAACACGATACCACCCAGACCTTTCTCCCAATCATCAAGCCGCAGCGCCATCACACCAAGTACATATGCAGGATCCTCTCAGCGCTCCCATACTGGCCCTCTGCTATGAACTCTCGACATCTCCTTCGTCTCGCCAAATGCAAACCCACCCTCATGACCCGACACGCGATTTCCGGTTCGTTAGCCACGGCCGGTACCATGCTGGCGAGGTACGTTTCAGCCTCCGCGATTGATCTACCAGAGCGTCGGAAAAGGTCTACGATCATCTGGCAGTACTCGAACCAGAGGGCTGCTGTTGGGGTTTGGAGGAAAGCCAGGCATTCAGCTGCGGACATGATCGGCTGAGATTTGGATGCTGGAAAATGTAAGGAGCGGGGGTTGGGCTCTTGGGGTGGGCTATGGGTTGGTGATGGGGTGGGTGGTACAGATCTGGGTACGACGGGAAGGTCGTGAATAGGGGGTCAGAGCGATGTCGATTAGTGATTTCGCTACTGCTAATCAGAATACAATGCGCCAACTGTAGCTACCTGTCAAGGGAGTAGGATTCGTTCTTACACGCCTTAGAAACCTCTACCCGGGAAGCCGCCACCGTGGCCCATACCACCAAAACCCATCCCAAAACCACCGCCCATCCCTCCACCCATGCCACCCATGCCACCAAAGTACATGGGCTGCATGGTCTTCAACCTCTTCTCCCAGAGCTCTAGCTTCTGCTGCGTATCGCGCATCAAGGCCTTGGCAGCAGCAATGCCATGTTGGTATGCCGTCTTGTGGAATGTGAATTGACGATCTTCTACCCACTTCTGATCAAGACCCATCTCATCACGCTTCTTCTCCAAAGCTGCAGTGGCCTCTTTGAATAAGTCTTTCGCTTCGGCATCATCGTCAAGCCATGTGCCGGCAATCTTGTCACCAGGTTCACTTTTGGGATAGTCAGGGCCTTGTGGGCGTCCGGCAGGGATCGTAGTCCTGGCGTTGACAAGGTCGGCAGGCATGCGGAAGAAGTTGTTGTTCATGGAGAAAGGATTGTTAGACATGCCACAAGAATAGTTAGCCGAGGGAAAGGGGTAGTTGGCCAAGGGGAAAGGATCGGTAGCCATGCCAACGGCGTAATTTTGTGCTGCTCCATAGGCGGTATTCACAGTGGCATAGTGGCGTTGAACCTGCTGCTGTGGCGCGATCATGTTCACTGCAGGCCCAGCGCGTGGAGGCGCACGGGATATTGCATTGTTCCGTGCTGGTTGTTGTGCAAGAGCTGGTACTGCTCTTGGGCCCGCATTACGAGCCTGTTCGACCGGAGCCGCACGTGGCTCAGCCTGACCACGCCGTACTAGCTCGTCGTAAGGCACAGCGGTATCGTCAGGCAGAACTTCTTCGTCATAGGATAGCCGCGGTTCGCCTGGATCGCAATTTCGAGATGGACGCCAAGCCAACTCCTCCAGGTCTGCGTCTGTCGATCGTGCAATGATTTCATGGTAGTCATCACGCGCTCTGAGATCTTGAGCAGGGCCATCATCCCCTTGAGCAGCATCTTGTGGAGGACGAGGTAGTGGCTGCTGGCGGGGCGCTGCATTATTGGCTGGTGCTGCATTGTCGACAATCGGTGGCTGTG
Above is a window of Fulvia fulva chromosome 6, complete sequence DNA encoding:
- a CDS encoding Ribosome biogenesis protein BRX1; this translates as MSSRPSIPTGVVRLHIRRRIAPAMASVYKQVAKQPNGKSKDSGDDVKPKNKQRVLILSSRGVTYRHRHLLSDLNSLLPHSRKDAKLDTKTQLHQLNELADLYNCNNVMFFEARKGKDLYIWLSKPPNGPTVKMHCQNVHTMEELNFTGNCLKGSRPILSFDAAFEKQAHTRVIKELLTHTFGVPQTSRKIKPFVDHVVGFTLADGKIWIRCYQITETEASKKKEGDSETPSDASAPQSTVEKSAKGETHVSLVEIGPRFVMTPIVILEGSFGGPVIYENKEFVSPNQIRSDLRRSKAGRYNRRAEATIERKAKKRDMGLRTGEGTREIDELDDRMVFA